The following coding sequences lie in one Arachis ipaensis cultivar K30076 chromosome B03, Araip1.1, whole genome shotgun sequence genomic window:
- the LOC107632556 gene encoding protein FAR1-RELATED SEQUENCE 5-like produces MAGIAGGYSLLGFTKKDAYNYLDRTKRARIADGDANSAIVYLEGKASVDPMEMARYNLTKEGMLANLFWADGMSRVDYQHFGDVIAFDLTYKKNKYKRPLVIFSGANNHKQTTIFGFGLVLDEKIASYKWMLENLLEVMCNKFPSVVVTGGNDAIIAVVTEVFLSATHRLCAWHLQKNVTTNGNEQMFRDLFSRWLYADMSIDDFEAEWAEAADEYGLHDKLWAKQMYEKRKMWLNAYRHDKFCVGFRTTSRCEGINSHVKKFLTSKHTILELVQNLELVLREYRNNEMVAQFNSIYNVPVMTTCLNPIEKCAAMVYMRTIFTTVKKEIDAVGALNFVSKRRVSTTVMYTMEEYGNPGQPVVTLIDMNTKKLEFRCNFRAREGIPCRHMFFVMKHEHLKTIPHRLILKRWRKDAKAIEDYSEKKDVANDWGFLLRHSALHAVT; encoded by the coding sequence CCTTGACCGGACTAAGCGCGCAAGGATCGCAGATGGGGACGCAAATTCTGCCATTGTCTATTTGGAGGGAAAGGCTTCTGTGGACCCCATGGAAATGGCGAGGTATAACTTGACTAAGGAGGGTATGTTGGCCAACTTGTTTTGGGCCGATGGAATGAGCAGAGTTGATTACCAACACTTTGGTGATGTCATCGCATTTGATTTGACGTACAAAAAGAACAAGTACAAGAGACCGCTTGTAATATTCTCGGGTGCAAACAACCACAAACAGACGACGATCTTCGGGTTTGGGTTAGTGTTGGACGAGAAGATTGCTTCGTACAAGTGGATGCTAGAAAATCTCCTTGAGGTGATGTGTAATAAATTTCCATCTGTTGTAGTCACAGGCGGTAATGATGCCATCATTGCCGTAGTTACGGAAGTTTTTCTTAGCGCTACCCATCGCCTATGTGCTTGGCATCTACAAAAGAATGTTACAACTAATGGGAACGAGCAGATGTTCAGGGACTTATTTTCGAGGTGGTTGTATGCGGATATGTCGATAGATGACTTTGAAGCGGAATGGGCTGAAGCAGCGGATGAATACGGGTTACATGATAAGTTGTGGGCAAAGCAGATGTACGAAAAAAGAAAGATGTGGCTGAATGCATACCGTCACGACAAGTTTTGTGTTGGGTTTCGTACCACATCACGATGCGAGGGTATAAATTCGCATGTGAAGAAATTCCTTACCTCGAAGCACACTATACTGGAGCTTGTGCAAAACCTTGAGCTAGTCCTTCGTGAATACCGGAACAATGAGATGGTTGCACAGTTCAACTCCATTTATAACGTCCCTGTTATGACGACGTGCCTCAATCCAATCGAAAAATGTGCTGCCATGGTATATATGCGGACCATTTTCACCACCGTGAAAAAGGAGATAGATGCGGTTGGAGCTCTAAACTTTGTTAGTAAGCGGAGGGTGTCGACGACGGTAATGTACACAATGGAGGAGTATGGTAATCCCGGGCAGCCAGTGGTTACTTTGATCGACATGAACACGAAAAAGTTGGAGTTTAGATGTAACTTTCGTGCTAGAGAGGGGATACCTTGTCGACATATGTTTTTTGTGATGAAGCATGAGCACTTGAAGACTATTCCACATCGGTTAATTTTGAAACGATGGCGTAAGGACGCTAAGGCCATTGAAGACTACTCAGAAAAGAAGGACGTAGCTAATGATTGGGGATTCTTGCTTCGGCATAGTGCCTTACATGCGGTAACTTAG